One window from the genome of Deltaproteobacteria bacterium encodes:
- a CDS encoding acyl-CoA dehydrogenase family protein has protein sequence MDFGLSDDQLLLKDTIRRYLESECPTTRVRAIMESETGHDPALWQGLADLGVPGLAIPTAHGGSGLELLDLALAAEELGWACTPGPFLACAMAAGALVASDDADARARWLPAVAAGHAIVTLALGEDGGVWDAARLTTRARDGRLDGRKPLVPAAAVADAILVAAVDDDGPGLWLVERRAPGVDVAPLRGTDMTRRVSEVTLADAPATQVAAGRRAIDRARDAGLVLLAADAYGGARRCLEMTVRYALAREQFGQPIGAFQGVKHQLADLATDLEPALSLWWYAAHAHDHIPDRAERHAALAKAHLTDLYDRAARVATELHGGIGFTWEYDLHLWFRRAVFDRAFLGDAESHRLRAADLAGW, from the coding sequence ATGGACTTCGGCCTCTCCGACGACCAGCTTCTCCTGAAGGACACGATCCGCCGCTACCTCGAGAGCGAGTGCCCGACGACGCGCGTCCGGGCGATCATGGAGAGCGAGACCGGACACGACCCCGCCCTCTGGCAGGGCCTTGCCGACCTCGGTGTCCCGGGGCTGGCCATCCCGACCGCCCACGGCGGCTCCGGGCTCGAGCTGCTCGACCTCGCGCTCGCCGCCGAGGAGCTCGGCTGGGCATGCACACCGGGGCCGTTCCTCGCCTGCGCGATGGCGGCGGGGGCGCTCGTCGCAAGCGACGACGCCGACGCCAGAGCCCGCTGGCTTCCCGCCGTTGCCGCCGGGCACGCGATCGTGACCCTGGCCCTCGGCGAGGACGGCGGGGTGTGGGACGCAGCGCGGCTCACGACGCGCGCGCGCGACGGCCGGCTCGACGGCCGCAAGCCCCTCGTCCCGGCGGCTGCGGTCGCCGACGCGATCCTGGTGGCGGCCGTGGATGACGACGGACCCGGCCTGTGGCTCGTCGAGCGGCGCGCTCCCGGAGTCGACGTCGCGCCGCTCCGTGGCACCGACATGACGCGTCGGGTGTCCGAGGTCACCCTCGCCGACGCCCCGGCAACGCAGGTGGCGGCGGGCCGGCGGGCGATCGACCGGGCGCGCGACGCCGGGCTCGTGCTGCTTGCCGCCGACGCCTACGGGGGAGCGCGCCGGTGTCTGGAGATGACGGTTCGCTACGCGCTCGCGCGCGAGCAGTTCGGGCAGCCCATCGGCGCCTTCCAGGGGGTGAAGCACCAGCTCGCGGACCTCGCGACCGACCTCGAGCCGGCGCTCTCGCTCTGGTGGTACGCCGCGCACGCGCACGATCACATCCCGGATCGCGCCGAGCGGCATGCGGCGCTCGCCAAGGCGCACCTGACCGACCTCTACGACCGCGCCGCCCGCGTCGCGACCGAGCTGCACGGCGGCATCGGCTTCACCTGGGAGTACGACCTCCACCTCTGGTTCCGCCGCGCGGTGTTCGACCGCGCCTTCCTGGGCGACGCCGAGTCTCACCGCCTGCGGGCGGCCGACCTCGCGGGCTGGTAG
- a CDS encoding ABC transporter ATP-binding protein translates to MIALSDVHKVFRQGETEVRALAGVSFEVAAGEFVAIRGPSGSGKSTLLHLIGGLDVPSAGEIRIDGALLSRLSDDELTVFRRRRIGIVFQFFNLLPTLSAEENVALPLLLDGARARDARPRALAALEQVGLAHRRRHRPDELSGGEMQRAAVARALVIEPRLILADEPTGNLDTATGEQILSLIRRAHAERGCTVVLVTHDPRAATFGTRVITLNDGVVVGAPAA, encoded by the coding sequence ATGATCGCGCTCTCGGACGTGCACAAGGTCTTCCGGCAGGGCGAGACCGAGGTGCGGGCGCTGGCCGGCGTGTCCTTCGAGGTCGCGGCGGGCGAGTTCGTGGCCATTCGGGGTCCGAGCGGGTCGGGCAAGAGCACGCTGCTGCACCTGATCGGCGGCCTCGACGTCCCGAGCGCGGGCGAGATCCGCATCGACGGCGCGCTCCTCTCCCGCCTGAGCGACGACGAGCTGACCGTGTTCCGCCGGCGCAGGATCGGCATCGTATTCCAGTTCTTCAACCTCCTCCCCACGCTGTCGGCCGAGGAGAACGTCGCACTGCCGCTTCTCCTCGACGGGGCTCGCGCGCGCGACGCTCGCCCCCGTGCGCTCGCGGCGCTCGAGCAGGTGGGGCTCGCCCACCGCCGGCGGCACCGGCCCGACGAGCTGTCCGGCGGCGAGATGCAGCGCGCCGCCGTCGCCCGTGCCCTGGTCATCGAGCCGCGCCTGATCCTCGCCGACGAGCCCACCGGCAATCTCGACACGGCCACGGGGGAGCAGATCCTCTCGCTCATCCGCCGCGCCCATGCCGAACGCGGGTGCACGGTCGTCCTGGTCACGCACGACCCCCGGGCGGCCACCTTCGGCACGCGCGTCATCACCCTGAACGACGGCGTGGTCGTCGGCGCGCCGGCCGCCTGA
- the lsrF gene encoding 3-hydroxy-5-phosphonooxypentane-2,4-dione thiolase: MPDVDDLKDTKNYHLDVPVKREAFFLKGAGALDWGMQSRLARVFSPVSGRTVMLAIDHGYFQGPTAGLERVDVNILPLLPYATALMCTRGILRTTVPPTFTNGVVLRASGGPSILKELSNEQLAVDVEDAARLNVAAVAVQVFIGGEFETQSVQNLTRLVDLGLRVGIPTLGVTAVGKSMTRDARYFRLATRICAELGAHFVKTYYVEQGFETVTASCPVPIVMAGGKKLPELDALTMAYRAVSEGAAGVDMGRNIFQSEAPVAMIQAVGAVVHQLLKPEQAYDLYQTLRRDEQRGRRVAV; this comes from the coding sequence GTGCCCGACGTCGACGATCTGAAGGACACGAAGAACTACCACCTGGACGTGCCGGTCAAGCGGGAGGCCTTCTTCCTGAAGGGCGCGGGCGCCCTCGACTGGGGCATGCAGAGCCGCCTCGCCCGGGTCTTCAGCCCGGTGTCGGGGCGGACCGTCATGCTCGCGATCGACCACGGCTACTTCCAGGGCCCGACCGCAGGCCTCGAGCGGGTCGACGTGAACATCCTCCCGCTGCTTCCGTACGCCACCGCGCTGATGTGCACGCGCGGCATCCTGCGCACCACCGTGCCGCCCACGTTCACGAACGGCGTCGTGCTGCGCGCGAGCGGGGGGCCGAGCATCCTGAAGGAGCTGTCGAACGAGCAGCTCGCGGTCGACGTCGAGGACGCGGCGCGCCTCAACGTGGCGGCGGTGGCGGTGCAGGTGTTCATCGGCGGCGAGTTCGAGACGCAGTCGGTGCAGAACCTGACCCGGCTGGTCGACCTCGGCCTGCGCGTGGGGATACCGACCCTCGGTGTCACGGCCGTCGGCAAGAGCATGACGCGCGACGCCCGCTACTTCCGGCTCGCCACCCGCATCTGCGCCGAGCTGGGCGCGCACTTCGTGAAGACGTACTACGTCGAACAGGGCTTCGAGACGGTGACCGCCTCCTGTCCGGTGCCGATCGTGATGGCGGGCGGGAAGAAGCTTCCCGAGCTCGACGCGCTGACGATGGCCTACCGGGCCGTGTCCGAGGGCGCCGCCGGCGTCGACATGGGCCGGAACATCTTCCAGTCCGAGGCGCCGGTCGCGATGATCCAGGCGGTCGGGGCAGTCGTCCACCAGCTCCTGAAGCCCGAGCAGGCATACGATCTGTACCAGACGCTGCGGCGCGACGAGCAGCGTGGCCGGCGCGTTGCCGTCTAA
- a CDS encoding ribulose-phosphate 3-epimerase, with amino-acid sequence MAGALPSNLVARLASLAPTISVGILTADLMALGADLARLDGTGVPLLHFDVMDGCFTPMMTIGPPLVKAVRTPLWKDVHLMIEEPLEKLGDYVAAGADVVTVHAESCTHVHRVLQRLGTMENANDPARGIVRGLALNPGTPLEVLEPLLDELDLVHLLAINPGWGGQKFLPATIGRIARARRLLERAGHRILLGVDGGVTRDNIGMLAGTGVDVVVTGSAVFDGKAPAENARAMLAALRAG; translated from the coding sequence GTGGCCGGCGCGTTGCCGTCTAACCTCGTCGCCCGCCTCGCGAGCCTCGCGCCGACGATCAGCGTCGGCATCCTGACGGCGGACCTGATGGCGCTCGGCGCCGACCTCGCACGCCTCGACGGCACGGGCGTGCCGCTCCTCCACTTCGACGTGATGGACGGCTGCTTCACGCCGATGATGACCATCGGCCCGCCGCTGGTGAAGGCGGTGCGCACGCCGCTCTGGAAGGACGTGCATCTGATGATCGAGGAGCCGCTCGAGAAGCTCGGCGACTACGTGGCGGCCGGCGCCGACGTCGTCACGGTGCACGCCGAGTCGTGCACGCACGTCCATCGCGTCCTCCAGCGGCTCGGCACGATGGAGAACGCGAACGATCCGGCGCGCGGCATCGTCCGCGGCCTGGCCCTCAACCCGGGCACGCCGCTCGAGGTCCTCGAGCCGCTGCTCGACGAGCTCGACCTCGTGCACCTGCTCGCCATCAACCCCGGCTGGGGCGGCCAGAAGTTCCTGCCGGCGACCATCGGCCGGATCGCACGCGCGCGGCGCCTGCTCGAGCGCGCGGGACACCGGATCCTTCTCGGCGTCGACGGCGGGGTCACGCGCGACAACATCGGTATGCTCGCCGGCACGGGCGTGGACGTCGTCGTGACGGGCAGCGCCGTTTTCGACGGCAAGGCGCCGGCCGAGAACGCGCGCGCCATGCTGGCCGCGCTCCGCGCCGGGTAG
- a CDS encoding bifunctional aldolase/short-chain dehydrogenase produces the protein MRSRWSDEEAATFVARYGARWGEELALRTYTSRLLGAEDRLVLHGGGNTSVKGTFTNRLGEAIPAVYVKASGHDLATLEPDGLPGLDLGYLRKLRALETLDDEAMANELRTHLFDARSATPSLETLVHAFLPAKFVDHTHADAILALSNQVDGERVVREALGDDVVVLGYVRPGFQLARAAADACEASAGRRGMVWMRHGLVTWGPTARASYEAMIEIVTRAETYLARKATGRVTAPARTSLDTALARVRQVAPVLRGCLAEPTGEPDRPHRRAIVLPLVTPEVLAFVDAEQGRELALTPPLTSDHLIRTKASPLWIDRPAYDEPARLAEQVRDAVRRYAAGYRAYVERHAARLPAGLRRFDALPRVVLLPGLGALCAGGDVRAATIARDITAHTLAVKAQVAAMGVYEGLPEAELFDMEYHSFQHAKLGAREAPLAGEVAIVTGAAGAIGSGICQALLEHGGHVAATDLPGKPLDALVAELGAAHGPRVIGVPLDVTDATSVADAFASVAATWGGVDLVVVNAGLAHVASLPELDLEAFRRLERVNVEGALLVMAEAGRHLKLQGTGGDIVLVSTKNVFAPGAKFGAYSATKAAAHQLARIASLELAEIDVRVNMVAPDAVFSHHARRSGLWATVGPDRMRARGLDEAGLEEYYRSRNLLKARITAEHVGRAVLFFATRQTPTTGATIPVDGGLPDATPR, from the coding sequence ATGCGCTCCCGCTGGTCGGACGAGGAGGCCGCGACCTTCGTCGCCCGCTACGGCGCGCGCTGGGGCGAGGAGCTGGCGCTCCGCACCTACACCAGCCGGCTCCTCGGCGCCGAGGACCGGCTCGTCCTCCACGGCGGGGGCAACACCTCGGTGAAGGGCACCTTCACCAACCGCCTCGGTGAGGCGATCCCCGCCGTCTACGTCAAGGCCTCGGGTCACGACCTGGCGACGCTCGAGCCCGACGGCCTCCCCGGCCTCGACCTCGGCTACCTCCGCAAGCTCCGCGCGCTCGAGACGCTCGACGACGAGGCGATGGCGAACGAGCTGCGCACGCACCTCTTCGACGCGCGCAGCGCCACCCCGTCGCTCGAGACGCTCGTGCACGCCTTCCTGCCGGCGAAGTTCGTCGACCACACGCACGCCGACGCCATCCTGGCGCTCTCCAACCAGGTGGACGGCGAGCGGGTCGTCCGCGAGGCGCTCGGGGACGACGTCGTGGTCCTCGGCTACGTCCGCCCCGGCTTCCAGCTCGCGCGTGCGGCGGCGGACGCCTGCGAGGCGTCCGCCGGCCGCCGCGGCATGGTGTGGATGCGCCACGGGCTCGTGACGTGGGGCCCGACCGCACGCGCGTCGTACGAGGCGATGATCGAGATCGTGACGCGCGCGGAGACCTACCTCGCCCGCAAGGCTACCGGGCGCGTGACCGCGCCGGCGCGGACGTCGCTCGACACGGCCCTGGCGCGCGTGCGGCAGGTCGCGCCGGTGCTGCGCGGTTGCCTGGCCGAGCCGACGGGCGAGCCGGACCGGCCGCACCGTCGCGCGATCGTGCTGCCGCTCGTGACGCCCGAGGTGCTCGCGTTCGTCGACGCGGAGCAGGGCCGGGAGCTGGCCCTCACGCCGCCGCTCACCTCCGACCACCTGATCCGCACGAAGGCGTCCCCGCTCTGGATCGATCGGCCCGCGTACGACGAGCCGGCGCGGCTCGCCGAGCAGGTGCGGGACGCCGTGCGCCGCTACGCCGCCGGCTACCGCGCCTACGTCGAGCGCCACGCGGCCCGCCTGCCCGCCGGCCTCCGCCGCTTCGACGCCCTGCCGCGCGTCGTCCTCCTCCCCGGCCTCGGCGCGCTCTGCGCCGGAGGCGACGTGCGCGCCGCAACCATCGCGCGCGACATCACCGCCCACACCCTCGCCGTGAAGGCGCAGGTCGCCGCGATGGGCGTCTACGAAGGGCTCCCGGAGGCGGAGCTGTTCGACATGGAGTACCACAGCTTCCAGCACGCGAAGCTCGGCGCGCGCGAGGCGCCGCTCGCCGGCGAGGTGGCGATCGTCACCGGGGCCGCCGGCGCGATCGGCTCCGGCATCTGCCAGGCGCTCCTGGAACACGGCGGTCACGTCGCGGCGACGGATCTCCCCGGGAAGCCGCTCGACGCGCTGGTCGCGGAGCTCGGCGCGGCGCACGGCCCGCGCGTCATCGGTGTGCCGCTCGACGTGACCGATGCGACGTCGGTTGCCGACGCGTTCGCGAGCGTCGCGGCCACCTGGGGCGGCGTGGACCTGGTCGTCGTCAACGCGGGCCTGGCCCACGTGGCGAGCCTGCCCGAGCTGGACCTCGAGGCCTTCCGCCGGCTCGAGCGGGTCAACGTGGAAGGCGCGCTCCTGGTGATGGCCGAGGCCGGACGGCACCTGAAGCTCCAGGGCACCGGCGGCGACATCGTCCTCGTGTCGACCAAGAACGTGTTCGCGCCGGGCGCCAAGTTCGGCGCCTACAGCGCCACCAAGGCGGCGGCGCATCAGCTCGCGCGCATCGCCAGCCTCGAGCTCGCGGAGATCGACGTGCGCGTGAACATGGTGGCACCCGACGCCGTGTTCTCGCATCACGCGCGCCGCTCGGGCCTGTGGGCGACGGTGGGTCCCGACCGGATGCGCGCGCGCGGCCTCGACGAGGCGGGGCTCGAGGAGTACTACCGCAGCCGCAACCTCCTGAAGGCGCGCATCACGGCCGAGCACGTGGGACGGGCCGTGCTGTTCTTCGCCACGCGGCAGACGCCGACCACCGGGGCAACGATCCCGGTCGATGGAGGTCTGCCCGACGCGACCCCGCGGTAG
- a CDS encoding hydantoinase B/oxoprolinase family protein: MDPVTLAIANQRLAAVAEEMGVVLCRTALSPNIKERRDFSCAVFDARGGLVAQAAHIPVHLGSTALSVRAAIASVPLGPGDVAILNDPFAGGTHLPDVTVVAPAFLPGGRRPFAYVANRAHHADIGGMAPGSMPLATEIFQEGFRLPPVRLIVRGRPQPDVLALFLANTRVREEREGDLMAQWAALRVGAERLRALLMRTGGVDRLARQMAALQAYSAALMRASLARIPRGVYRARDLLDDDGLGTERIPIAVAITIGRGEACIDFSGSAPQTRGPVNANFAVTRSAVLYVFTALAPEPIPPNEGLAWPLRIVAPEGSVVHARFPAAVAGGNVETSQRIVDVLLRALARALPARMPAASAGTMNNLALGGMFGGRSFAYYETVAGGAGAGPGGAGLSAVHTHMTNTMNTPVEALEAYYPLRVRRQAVRRGSGGRGRHRGGDGIVRELEFLVPTEVTLLAERRRIPPYGLAGGEAGAPGRDLLIRAGRARRVAAKATFSVAAGDRLRIETPGGGGFGRPRRRR, from the coding sequence ATGGACCCGGTCACCCTCGCCATCGCCAACCAGCGCCTGGCCGCGGTCGCGGAGGAGATGGGCGTCGTCCTCTGCCGCACGGCGCTGTCGCCCAACATCAAGGAGCGCCGCGACTTCTCGTGCGCCGTGTTCGACGCCCGCGGCGGGCTGGTCGCGCAGGCGGCGCACATTCCCGTCCACCTCGGGTCGACGGCGCTCTCTGTGCGCGCCGCGATCGCGAGCGTGCCGCTCGGGCCCGGTGACGTGGCGATCCTGAACGACCCGTTCGCGGGCGGCACGCACCTGCCCGACGTGACAGTGGTGGCCCCCGCCTTCCTGCCCGGCGGCCGCCGTCCCTTCGCGTACGTCGCCAACCGCGCCCATCACGCGGACATCGGTGGCATGGCGCCCGGCTCGATGCCGCTCGCCACGGAGATCTTCCAGGAAGGCTTCCGGCTGCCGCCCGTCCGCCTGATCGTACGGGGGCGCCCGCAGCCCGACGTGCTCGCGCTGTTCCTCGCCAACACGCGGGTCCGCGAGGAGCGGGAGGGCGACCTCATGGCGCAGTGGGCCGCGCTGCGCGTCGGGGCCGAGCGGCTGCGCGCGCTCCTGATGCGGACGGGCGGAGTCGATCGCCTCGCTCGCCAGATGGCGGCGCTCCAGGCGTATTCGGCCGCCCTCATGCGGGCGAGCCTCGCGCGCATTCCGCGCGGCGTCTACCGGGCGCGCGACCTGCTCGACGACGACGGCCTCGGCACCGAGCGCATCCCGATCGCGGTGGCGATCACGATCGGGCGGGGCGAGGCGTGCATCGACTTCAGCGGCTCGGCGCCGCAGACGCGCGGGCCGGTGAACGCCAACTTCGCGGTCACGCGCTCCGCGGTGCTCTACGTCTTCACCGCGCTCGCGCCGGAGCCCATCCCGCCGAACGAGGGGCTCGCGTGGCCGCTCCGCATCGTGGCGCCGGAGGGCTCCGTCGTCCACGCCCGCTTTCCGGCGGCCGTGGCGGGCGGGAACGTCGAGACCTCGCAGCGGATCGTGGACGTCCTGCTGCGCGCCCTGGCGCGCGCGCTGCCCGCGCGCATGCCCGCGGCCAGCGCCGGGACGATGAACAACCTGGCGCTCGGCGGCATGTTCGGCGGGCGCTCCTTCGCCTATTACGAAACGGTCGCGGGCGGCGCGGGCGCCGGCCCGGGTGGAGCCGGTCTGTCGGCCGTGCACACCCACATGACGAACACCATGAACACGCCCGTCGAGGCGCTCGAGGCCTACTACCCGTTGCGCGTCCGGCGCCAGGCGGTGCGGCGGGGCTCGGGAGGTCGCGGGCGGCATCGCGGCGGGGACGGCATCGTGCGCGAGCTCGAGTTCCTCGTGCCCACCGAGGTCACGCTGCTTGCCGAGCGCAGGCGCATTCCGCCCTACGGGCTCGCGGGCGGTGAAGCGGGGGCGCCGGGTCGCGATCTGCTCATCCGAGCTGGCCGCGCCCGACGCGTCGCGGCCAAGGCAACCTTCAGCGTGGCGGCCGGCGATCGCCTGCGCATCGAGACGCCGGGCGGCGGCGGCTTCGGCCGCCCCCGGCGTCGTCGTTGA
- a CDS encoding hydantoinase/oxoprolinase family protein: MRRPRAERLAVVGVDTGGTFTDLVVLVGGRIRVAKLRSTPDDPARAVRDGLRALALAPRTASLHYGTTVATNALLERRGARVVLVTTAGFEDVIEIGRQVRPSLYALEPRRPPPLVPRARRLGVAERVLADGRVERSLERRAVVRLVKAVLRHRPEAVAVSLLHSYAAPRHERLLARAFAARGVHLTLSHRLVREHREYERTATVVVNAYVGPLMTRHLGTLARAVSGGLRVMQSSGGLVTARTAAAEPVRTILSGPAGGVVGATAAARRARLGPIVTLDMGGTSTDVSLVAGPLAYRTETSVDGLPVRVPALDIHTVGAGGGSLARLDPGGALRVGPESAGADPGPACYGRGAEPTVTDANLVLGRLVETEFLGGALHVDRRRAVAAIAPLARRLGGSIEDAAAGIVRVATATMERAVRVITIERGQDPRDFTLVAFGGAGAVHAAELAAELGLARVYVPRHPGLLSAWGVMAAETIRDFAATLRAVEPSNAAVAGRFRGLERAAIAALRREGLARPVLERALDVRYAGQAYEVQVPYRPGWRAAFHRRHAVLFGHADPRRPLEVVALRLRARGGGVRPPHDPVPGRGHRPAPIARRRVVFAGRAWPTSVYRRADLPAGWRARGPLIVCEYSATTVVPPGWRLHVDRTAGLVLERR, encoded by the coding sequence CTGAGAAGGCCGCGCGCCGAGCGCCTCGCCGTGGTCGGGGTCGACACGGGAGGCACCTTCACCGATCTCGTGGTGCTCGTCGGCGGCCGCATACGGGTGGCGAAGCTCCGCTCGACGCCCGACGACCCCGCGCGCGCGGTCCGCGACGGCCTCCGAGCCCTGGCGCTCGCCCCGCGGACCGCCTCCCTGCACTACGGGACCACGGTTGCGACCAACGCGCTGCTCGAGCGGCGCGGAGCGCGCGTCGTCCTCGTGACGACGGCGGGTTTCGAGGACGTCATCGAGATCGGCCGGCAGGTACGGCCCTCGCTCTACGCCCTCGAGCCGCGCCGGCCGCCGCCCCTGGTGCCGCGCGCGCGGCGGCTCGGCGTCGCGGAGCGGGTGCTCGCCGACGGCCGGGTCGAGCGGTCGCTCGAGCGCCGCGCCGTCGTACGCCTGGTGAAGGCGGTGCTGAGGCACCGCCCCGAGGCGGTGGCGGTGAGCCTGCTGCACAGCTACGCCGCTCCGCGACACGAGCGGCTCCTCGCGCGCGCGTTCGCTGCGCGCGGCGTCCATCTCACGCTCTCGCATCGCCTCGTCCGCGAGCACCGGGAGTACGAGCGGACGGCGACGGTGGTGGTGAACGCGTACGTCGGCCCGCTGATGACGCGTCACCTGGGGACGCTCGCCCGCGCGGTGTCGGGCGGCCTCCGCGTGATGCAATCGAGCGGCGGGCTGGTGACCGCCCGCACGGCGGCCGCGGAGCCGGTGCGCACGATCCTCTCCGGCCCCGCGGGCGGGGTCGTCGGCGCCACGGCGGCGGCGCGCCGGGCGAGGCTCGGACCGATCGTCACGCTCGACATGGGCGGCACGTCCACCGACGTGAGCCTGGTCGCCGGGCCGCTCGCCTACCGCACGGAGACCAGCGTCGATGGCCTGCCGGTGCGCGTGCCGGCGCTCGACATCCACACCGTCGGTGCAGGCGGCGGCTCGCTCGCCCGGCTGGATCCGGGCGGCGCGCTGCGCGTCGGGCCGGAGAGCGCCGGCGCCGATCCGGGCCCGGCCTGCTACGGCCGTGGCGCCGAGCCGACGGTCACCGACGCCAACCTCGTGCTCGGCCGGCTCGTCGAGACGGAGTTCCTGGGCGGCGCGCTCCATGTCGATCGCCGGCGCGCCGTCGCCGCGATCGCGCCGCTCGCGCGCCGCCTCGGCGGCTCGATCGAGGACGCCGCCGCGGGGATCGTGCGCGTGGCGACGGCCACCATGGAGCGCGCAGTGCGCGTGATCACCATCGAGCGCGGGCAGGATCCCCGCGACTTCACGCTCGTCGCATTCGGCGGTGCGGGGGCCGTGCACGCCGCGGAGCTGGCGGCGGAGCTCGGGCTCGCGCGCGTCTACGTGCCGCGGCACCCGGGACTGCTGTCGGCGTGGGGTGTGATGGCGGCGGAGACGATCCGCGACTTCGCGGCCACGCTGCGCGCGGTCGAGCCTTCGAACGCCGCCGTCGCCGGCCGCTTTCGCGGGCTCGAGCGAGCCGCCATCGCCGCGCTCCGGCGCGAGGGTCTCGCCCGGCCCGTCCTCGAGCGTGCCCTCGACGTGCGCTATGCCGGGCAGGCCTACGAGGTCCAGGTGCCCTACCGCCCGGGCTGGCGGGCGGCCTTCCACCGGCGGCACGCCGTGCTCTTCGGTCATGCCGACCCGCGACGTCCGCTCGAGGTGGTGGCGCTCCGGTTGCGGGCGCGGGGCGGCGGCGTGCGGCCGCCGCACGACCCGGTGCCGGGCCGAGGGCACCGGCCGGCGCCGATCGCCAGGCGGCGCGTCGTCTTCGCCGGGCGCGCGTGGCCGACGTCCGTTTACCGCCGCGCCGACCTGCCGGCCGGCTGGCGAGCGCGCGGGCCGCTGATCGTCTGCGAGTACAGCGCGACCACCGTCGTACCGCCCGGCTGGCGCCTGCACGTCGACCGGACGGCGGGGCTGGTGCTGGAGCGAAGGTGA
- a CDS encoding DUF167 domain-containing protein, with protein sequence MASEADGWVRASASGALLRVRVTPRAAQAGITGVRGQALSVRLTAPPVEGAANRELVTLLARALAVRPTAVAIAAGAGSRDKRVRVEGLDPEAVRARLGAALSVDRPTRHD encoded by the coding sequence GTGGCGTCTGAAGCCGACGGCTGGGTTCGGGCGTCCGCCTCCGGCGCGCTTCTCCGCGTCCGCGTGACCCCTCGGGCAGCGCAGGCCGGGATCACCGGCGTGCGCGGTCAGGCCCTGTCGGTCCGGCTGACGGCCCCTCCGGTCGAGGGGGCGGCGAACCGCGAGCTCGTGACCCTGCTCGCCCGCGCACTCGCCGTGCGGCCCACGGCCGTCGCGATCGCGGCCGGCGCCGGCAGCCGCGACAAGCGGGTCCGCGTCGAAGGCCTCGATCCCGAGGCCGTCCGGGCCCGGCTGGGGGCGGCGCTTTCCGTTGACAGGCCGACGAGGCATGATTAG
- a CDS encoding YggT family protein, which produces MFLLENFIQAVAFTLDSLLSIYFWIVLISALLSWVNPDPRNPIVRFLYGVTEPVLYQIRRRLPFVVAGGLDLSPLVLMIGIQFTKMLVVKSLYELSLRVSAVVPGHLRGV; this is translated from the coding sequence ATGTTCCTGCTCGAGAACTTCATCCAGGCCGTGGCCTTCACGCTCGACAGCCTGCTCAGCATCTACTTCTGGATCGTGCTGATCTCGGCGCTGCTCTCGTGGGTGAACCCCGACCCACGCAACCCGATCGTCCGCTTCCTCTACGGCGTGACCGAGCCGGTCCTCTACCAAATCCGGCGCCGCCTCCCCTTCGTGGTCGCCGGCGGCCTCGACCTCTCTCCCCTCGTGTTGATGATCGGCATCCAGTTCACCAAGATGCTGGTGGTGAAGAGCCTCTACGAACTCTCCCTGCGGGTGAGTGCCGTCGTGCCCGGGCACCTGCGTGGCGTCTGA
- a CDS encoding pyrroline-5-carboxylate reductase translates to MAGGLMKKIGFVGAGNMASALIRGLLRAGQHDASDLWASDPVDAQLRRLKRAHKIEVTRDNRDLVRRSQTIILAVKPQVMAAVLDEVRAEVNPRKLFISIAAGFPLRRLEAGLGGQARVVRVMPNTPVLVGRGISVAVAGSKATPADLKHALKLFKSVGEVVSITGEDLLDAVTALSGSGPAFVYGFAEALIEGGVRGGLPQPLAAQLAYATIGGAAAMLSESGLSPRELRDMVTSPGGTTLAGLGALDAHHFRDGLIAAVEAATRRARELAAA, encoded by the coding sequence ATGGCGGGAGGGCTCATGAAAAAGATCGGCTTCGTCGGTGCCGGCAACATGGCGAGCGCCCTCATCCGCGGGCTTCTCCGCGCCGGTCAGCACGACGCGAGCGACCTCTGGGCGAGCGATCCCGTCGACGCACAGCTCCGGCGCCTCAAGCGAGCCCACAAGATCGAGGTGACGCGCGACAACCGCGACCTCGTGCGGCGCTCGCAGACGATCATCCTGGCCGTCAAGCCGCAGGTGATGGCCGCCGTGCTCGATGAGGTGCGCGCGGAGGTGAACCCGCGCAAGCTCTTCATCTCGATCGCGGCCGGGTTTCCGCTGCGGCGGCTCGAGGCCGGGCTCGGCGGGCAGGCGCGCGTGGTCCGCGTCATGCCGAACACGCCCGTGCTGGTCGGGCGAGGCATCTCGGTCGCGGTGGCCGGCTCGAAGGCGACGCCGGCCGACTTGAAGCATGCCCTCAAGCTCTTCAAGTCCGTCGGTGAGGTGGTCTCGATCACCGGCGAGGATCTGCTCGACGCGGTCACCGCGCTCTCGGGCAGCGGCCCCGCTTTCGTCTACGGCTTCGCCGAGGCGCTCATCGAGGGCGGCGTGCGAGGCGGCCTGCCGCAGCCGCTGGCGGCGCAGCTCGCCTACGCGACCATCGGGGGAGCGGCCGCGATGCTCTCGGAGAGCGGGCTCTCGCCACGCGAGCTGCGCGACATGGTGACCTCGCCCGGCGGGACGACGCTGGCCGGACTCGGGGCCCTCGATGCCCATCACTTCCGCGACGGCCTGATCGCCGCCGTCGAGGCCGCCACGCGCCGCGCGCGCGAGCTGGCAGCGGCCTAG